One part of the uncultured Bacteroides sp. genome encodes these proteins:
- a CDS encoding iron-containing alcohol dehydrogenase, which translates to MQNSIFNQFIPTKLILGQGAIQKLGTEKLPGKKALVVISSGTSMRKFGYLDKVLNALSLNGTEAIVYDKVLPNPIKEHVMEAADICRREQCDFVIGLGGGSSIDSAKSIALMACNEGDYWDYIVGGTGKSKEAIGGALPIIAIPTTAGTGTEIDPTTVITHNNEKIGYAIPALFPVLAIVDPELMTSVPSHLTAYQGFDAFFHAAEGYIANIATPISELNSLKSIGLLYKSLSKAVANGNDIEARTDVALASTLSGMVEATSRCTSEHSLEHAISAYHPALPHGAGLIAISLAYFSSFITDVPERFMKMAEAMTGEKSNDPKDFIQLLASMQKACGVDKIKLSEYGITENDLPKFVKNARETMGRLFSFDPRPLSDEDILAIYTDSYK; encoded by the coding sequence ATGCAAAATTCAATTTTTAATCAGTTCATTCCTACCAAACTAATTTTAGGACAAGGTGCGATCCAAAAATTAGGAACAGAAAAACTTCCAGGTAAAAAAGCTCTTGTTGTTATCTCAAGTGGAACTTCCATGCGCAAATTTGGCTATCTGGACAAAGTACTTAATGCGCTTTCATTGAATGGAACCGAAGCAATTGTATATGACAAGGTTCTCCCTAATCCTATCAAGGAACACGTAATGGAAGCTGCAGATATATGCAGACGCGAACAATGCGATTTTGTTATCGGTTTAGGAGGTGGAAGTTCTATCGATTCAGCTAAATCCATTGCATTAATGGCTTGTAACGAAGGTGATTATTGGGACTACATTGTTGGTGGAACGGGTAAAAGTAAAGAGGCTATCGGCGGTGCACTACCTATTATTGCTATTCCTACAACAGCTGGCACAGGTACAGAAATAGACCCAACGACAGTAATTACACATAACAACGAAAAAATAGGTTATGCCATTCCTGCTCTTTTCCCGGTTTTAGCTATTGTTGACCCTGAATTGATGACCTCTGTGCCTTCACACTTAACTGCTTATCAAGGTTTTGATGCTTTCTTTCATGCAGCAGAAGGATATATTGCCAATATCGCCACACCAATAAGTGAACTTAATTCTTTAAAAAGTATTGGCCTTCTTTATAAATCGCTGTCAAAAGCAGTTGCCAACGGCAATGATATTGAGGCACGCACTGATGTTGCACTTGCAAGTACCCTCTCGGGGATGGTGGAGGCAACATCTCGCTGTACTTCGGAACACTCATTAGAACACGCAATAAGTGCATACCATCCCGCATTACCACATGGAGCTGGACTAATTGCTATTTCACTGGCTTATTTCTCTTCATTTATTACTGATGTACCTGAACGTTTCATGAAAATGGCAGAGGCTATGACTGGTGAAAAAAGTAATGATCCTAAAGACTTTATCCAACTGTTAGCTTCTATGCAGAAAGCCTGTGGAGTTGATAAAATTAAACTTTCTGAGTATGGAATTACCGAAAACGACTTACCTAAATTTGTAAAAAATGCAAGAGAGACAATGGGTAGATTGTTTAGTTTTGACCCCCGACCATTGAGCGATGAAGATATTTTGGCTATTTATACAGATTCTTATAAGTAA
- a CDS encoding AraC family transcriptional regulator: protein MGSCSDVITYNYMDMFFCCHVDNTKLCENMITNHTLVYICSGEMVLQTKDKQVVFKKGDSVFLKRNHLIQKTKKPSSNGEPFKGLFLELRMSFLKSIAADPSFKIPVTSSSIPDNTLHVMLPKHPFLDGLFLSLEQYFKVQQYPSKELMDTKLKEAVSVLLQLKPELGKVLFDFIDNWKIDLADFMNANYKSDLSVEEFAHYTGRSLTSFKRDFASYFNETPNRWLIKKRLEEAKHLLDDRKYKPSDVYLKVGFKNLSHFSTAFKKEYGYPPSTII from the coding sequence ATGGGGAGTTGTTCAGACGTCATCACATATAACTATATGGATATGTTTTTTTGTTGTCATGTTGATAACACCAAGTTGTGCGAAAATATGATAACAAATCATACGCTAGTCTATATATGCTCTGGTGAAATGGTGTTGCAAACAAAAGACAAACAAGTAGTTTTTAAAAAAGGAGATTCTGTTTTTTTAAAGCGTAATCATCTTATACAAAAAACAAAAAAACCGAGTAGCAACGGCGAGCCTTTTAAAGGGCTTTTTCTTGAGTTAAGAATGTCATTTCTAAAATCTATTGCAGCAGATCCTTCATTCAAAATTCCAGTTACAAGTTCTTCCATACCAGATAACACTCTTCATGTAATGTTACCAAAGCATCCGTTTCTCGACGGATTATTTCTGTCTCTGGAACAATACTTTAAAGTACAGCAATATCCATCTAAAGAATTGATGGATACCAAGCTAAAAGAAGCTGTTTCGGTTTTATTACAACTAAAGCCCGAACTAGGAAAAGTATTATTTGATTTTATAGATAATTGGAAAATAGATTTGGCTGATTTTATGAATGCAAATTACAAAAGCGATTTATCTGTTGAAGAGTTTGCCCATTACACCGGCAGAAGCCTAACCTCATTTAAGCGCGATTTTGCCAGCTATTTTAATGAGACGCCAAACAGATGGCTTATAAAAAAGCGACTTGAAGAAGCTAAACACTTACTTGATGATAGAAAATACAAACCTTCAGATGTATATTTAAAAGTCGGTTTTAAAAATTTATCTCACTTCTCCACTGCGTTCAAGAAAGAATATGGATATCCTCCTTCCACGATTATTTAA
- a CDS encoding LysR family transcriptional regulator substrate-binding protein — MADSEDAAQRMNDLQNLHTGTLRIGGTFSLCSLLTDTLLKFSQKYPNIKITVECQTANKLLKHLKEHKLDLALCFESPLSIESIESEYMFDSPLCVILHRHHSLAAMKEIPLQMLRNYPLALTTKEMHARAILDNYLVMNKQKLEPQMELNDINILFQLIKTKHWTSLLPMSTIINEKELKAVPLAEKELKMQAALMWLKDNYQKRAVTEFTQMLLKKLKG, encoded by the coding sequence GTGGCGGATTCGGAGGATGCGGCACAACGGATGAACGATTTACAAAACCTACACACGGGTACGCTACGGATTGGTGGAACATTCAGCCTCTGTTCACTACTGACAGACACGCTGCTGAAATTCTCGCAAAAATATCCCAATATAAAAATCACAGTAGAATGCCAGACTGCCAACAAGCTGTTGAAACATTTAAAAGAACATAAACTGGATCTGGCACTCTGCTTTGAATCGCCTCTGTCAATAGAATCCATAGAAAGTGAGTATATGTTCGACTCGCCGCTATGTGTGATACTGCACCGACACCATTCACTGGCGGCAATGAAGGAAATACCACTGCAAATGTTACGTAATTATCCACTGGCACTTACAACCAAAGAGATGCACGCACGGGCTATTCTGGATAATTACCTAGTAATGAACAAACAGAAGCTGGAACCACAGATGGAACTGAACGATATTAATATTCTGTTCCAACTCATCAAGACCAAACACTGGACTTCCCTCCTACCAATGTCAACCATTATCAACGAGAAAGAACTGAAGGCAGTGCCACTGGCAGAAAAGGAATTGAAAATGCAGGCTGCCTTAATGTGGCTGAAAGATAATTACCAGAAAAGAGCTGTAACGGAGTTTACGCAGATGCTATTGAAAAAGCTGAAAGGATAA
- a CDS encoding transporter has translation MAFIQIGFFCLLGLPLILFPDTEFRVVLEGAMICMITPTATAAAVVTGKLGGNTQSLVSYTIIINMVSAIIIPLVLPMVHSNPSFTFLSSFLLILRKVFPLLIFPFLAAWAVRAFLPKLHNKLIGCKDLAFYLWAVALAIAIAVTVRSVVHSDVNPIYEVGIAIASLICCIGQFAIGKKIGLHFNDCIGGGQSLGQKNTVFSIWLGATFLSPVTSIAGGFYSIWHNLFNSYQLYKKRKEDEAELIVTYDIEKELIVNEGLQ, from the coding sequence ATGGCGTTTATTCAGATAGGTTTCTTTTGTCTGCTAGGCTTACCTCTTATTCTATTTCCTGATACTGAATTTCGTGTTGTACTTGAAGGTGCGATGATCTGTATGATTACACCTACCGCCACAGCAGCAGCTGTGGTTACAGGCAAACTTGGAGGAAATACCCAGTCACTGGTCAGTTACACCATCATTATTAATATGGTTTCGGCCATTATCATTCCTTTGGTGTTACCAATGGTTCATTCCAATCCGTCATTTACGTTTCTGTCATCCTTCTTGCTCATTCTGCGCAAAGTGTTTCCGCTACTCATCTTCCCGTTTCTGGCAGCATGGGCAGTTCGCGCGTTCCTTCCCAAATTACACAACAAGTTGATTGGTTGCAAAGACTTGGCATTCTACCTGTGGGCAGTTGCCTTGGCTATAGCCATTGCCGTTACCGTTCGAAGTGTGGTGCATAGTGATGTAAATCCTATATACGAGGTTGGTATAGCCATAGCATCACTCATTTGCTGTATAGGCCAGTTTGCCATTGGTAAAAAGATTGGCTTACATTTTAATGATTGCATAGGTGGTGGGCAAAGTCTGGGACAGAAAAATACTGTATTTTCCATTTGGCTGGGTGCTACCTTCCTGAGTCCTGTTACTTCAATAGCAGGTGGCTTCTACAGCATCTGGCATAATTTGTTTAATTCCTACCAACTTTACAAGAAGCGCAAGGAGGACGAAGCGGAGCTAATTGTGACTTACGATATTGAAAAAGAGTTAATTGTTAATGAAGGACTACAATAG
- a CDS encoding NADH:flavin oxidoreductase, with protein sequence MENQNLINGGEQEIMFTKIKISNQEIKNRIVRSATNDHLGNKDGTVSDKQIELYHELASNNIGLIITGHICVSEKNRADETQSLVSDDKYISGLKRISDEVHKQQSVVYGQISHAGIKGYLNPVDFNDLSIDEIDTIIQQFISGAKRLEQAGFDGVQIHIAHGYFLAGVLDNTINLRNDLYGGSDENRIRMISQIIQGIKIACSDSFGVIVKISANNQQLSDYDTHLLYYANTLKQLGVDAIELSGSDFFRKDKDETVYYLKQALLIKENIDIPVILVGGINSVETINEVLNKGIDMVALARTFIVESDFITKIMNGTKKSKCLHCNQCFVIFKTKFKNCVFLKENEQLVTSFK encoded by the coding sequence ATGGAAAATCAAAACTTAATAAATGGAGGAGAGCAAGAAATCATGTTTACAAAGATCAAAATAAGCAATCAGGAAATTAAAAACAGAATAGTAAGAAGTGCCACTAACGACCATTTAGGTAATAAGGATGGTACGGTCAGCGATAAACAAATAGAGCTGTATCATGAATTAGCCAGCAATAATATCGGATTGATTATTACCGGTCATATTTGCGTTAGCGAAAAGAATAGAGCCGATGAAACGCAATCCTTAGTAAGTGATGATAAATATATTTCAGGATTAAAAAGAATTAGTGACGAGGTTCATAAACAACAAAGTGTTGTTTATGGACAGATATCACATGCCGGAATTAAAGGATATTTAAATCCAGTAGATTTTAATGATTTAAGTATTGATGAAATTGATACAATCATTCAACAATTTATTAGTGGTGCAAAGCGTCTGGAACAAGCCGGATTTGACGGTGTACAAATACATATAGCTCATGGTTATTTCCTTGCAGGTGTATTGGATAACACTATTAATCTGCGTAATGATTTGTATGGCGGTAGCGATGAAAATAGAATAAGGATGATTAGCCAAATTATTCAAGGCATCAAAATAGCATGTAGTGACTCTTTTGGAGTAATTGTTAAGATAAGTGCTAATAACCAACAATTGAGTGATTATGATACTCATTTGTTATATTATGCAAACACATTAAAGCAATTGGGTGTGGATGCTATAGAGCTTAGTGGCAGTGATTTCTTTAGAAAAGATAAAGATGAAACTGTTTACTATCTAAAACAAGCTTTATTGATTAAAGAAAATATTGATATTCCGGTAATATTAGTTGGAGGTATCAACTCTGTTGAAACCATTAATGAAGTATTAAACAAGGGCATTGATATGGTGGCGCTGGCAAGAACGTTTATTGTGGAGTCCGATTTTATTACTAAGATAATGAACGGTACTAAAAAGTCAAAATGTTTGCACTGCAATCAATGCTTTGTGATATTCAAAACGAAATTTAAAAACTGTGTGTTTCTAAAAGAGAATGAACAGCTAGTTACTAGTTTTAAGTAA
- a CDS encoding DsbA family oxidoreductase, producing the protein MMKIEVWSDYACPYCYIGKRHLEQALSEFKHADDIEMVFKVFELDPEAGKEVTTTTQSRIERKYCKSPHEAKRMIDSIVSMGVRVDLDMRYYSVLYTSTFDAHRLTKFAETKGKAAEMSERLFRAYFTDNLPLADHEALLNIAMELGLDRDETQAMLESDAFAQESREDEYLAGRLGINSVPCFVIDGKEKFVGAQPKEHLLKAIEMLWAEKDAAVIKPDDNVFACGIDGCSI; encoded by the coding sequence ATGATGAAAATTGAAGTCTGGTCGGATTATGCCTGCCCTTATTGCTATATTGGTAAACGCCATCTTGAACAAGCTTTGTCAGAGTTTAAACATGCCGATGACATTGAGATGGTTTTTAAAGTTTTTGAATTAGATCCGGAAGCGGGTAAGGAAGTCACGACAACTACGCAGAGTCGCATCGAGCGTAAATACTGTAAAAGTCCGCATGAAGCAAAGCGTATGATTGATTCTATAGTATCAATGGGTGTCAGAGTGGATTTAGATATGCGATATTATAGCGTTTTATACACCAGTACTTTTGATGCACATCGGCTGACAAAGTTTGCTGAAACAAAAGGCAAAGCTGCCGAAATGAGCGAAAGATTATTTCGCGCTTACTTTACTGATAATCTACCATTGGCAGACCATGAAGCTCTGTTGAATATTGCCATGGAGCTTGGATTAGATCGAGATGAAACCCAGGCCATGTTGGAGTCTGATGCATTTGCACAAGAGTCCAGAGAAGATGAATATCTTGCAGGCCGCTTAGGAATTAACTCTGTTCCTTGCTTTGTTATTGACGGGAAGGAAAAGTTTGTAGGTGCCCAACCCAAAGAGCACCTGCTGAAGGCTATCGAAATGTTGTGGGCCGAAAAAGATGCTGCAGTGATAAAACCTGATGATAATGTCTTCGCTTGCGGGATCGATGGATGTTCTATATAG
- a CDS encoding alpha/beta fold hydrolase: protein MVNSSLSLQHVIRASSLSKDAPLLIILHGYGSDENYFLSFANELPEESFIIFVRAPYSLQPYGNAWYTLNLGAEQSKWGDNNQAKESRDLIANFIDEAIATYPVNKHNVTLLGFSQGAILSYAVALTYPEKVKNVIALSGYINKDILSETIKSKGYSHLDFYCSHGSVDQVIPVEWARQMPVFLSNLAIKHNYSEFPVGHGVATQNFYEFREWLSKRI from the coding sequence ATGGTAAACTCGTCTCTTTCGTTACAACATGTTATCAGAGCATCAAGCTTGTCTAAAGATGCACCGTTATTAATCATACTTCATGGCTATGGTAGCGATGAAAACTATTTTCTTTCGTTTGCTAATGAATTACCTGAAGAATCTTTTATTATTTTTGTACGCGCACCATATAGTCTGCAACCATACGGAAATGCTTGGTACACTTTAAATTTGGGTGCAGAACAAAGTAAATGGGGCGACAATAATCAAGCTAAAGAATCAAGAGATTTAATTGCGAATTTTATTGATGAAGCAATAGCCACTTATCCTGTAAATAAACATAATGTAACACTTTTAGGATTTAGCCAAGGAGCCATTTTAAGTTATGCGGTAGCTTTAACCTATCCAGAAAAAGTCAAAAATGTTATTGCGTTAAGCGGGTATATTAATAAAGACATTTTATCTGAAACTATAAAGTCAAAAGGCTATAGTCATTTAGATTTTTATTGCTCACATGGTAGTGTAGACCAAGTAATTCCTGTAGAATGGGCAAGACAAATGCCTGTCTTTTTAAGTAACCTAGCTATTAAACACAACTATTCTGAGTTTCCTGTGGGGCATGGTGTAGCAACTCAAAATTTTTATGAATTTAGAGAGTGGTTATCTAAACGTATTTAA
- a CDS encoding helix-turn-helix domain-containing protein, which produces MNIIGGKWKPWLINRINDGYHRPMELQRVIPIASKRVLTQQLNELEKMGVVSKIIHPVVPMKVEYFLTELGESLLPIISLMCEWGNQHRELYKDIF; this is translated from the coding sequence ATGAATATAATTGGTGGTAAATGGAAGCCTTGGTTGATTAACAGAATAAACGATGGATACCATAGACCAATGGAGTTGCAACGTGTTATTCCAATAGCTTCAAAGAGAGTATTGACTCAGCAACTTAATGAACTAGAAAAAATGGGGGTTGTATCTAAAATCATTCATCCCGTTGTTCCTATGAAAGTTGAATATTTCTTAACCGAATTAGGAGAATCTTTATTGCCTATTATTTCGTTGATGTGTGAATGGGGAAATCAGCATCGTGAATTATATAAAGATATATTTTAA
- a CDS encoding glutathione peroxidase, producing MEKVIFDFTAKSNKGQDIDFAKYKGKVLLIVNTASKCGFTPQYKELEELNKKYADKGLVVIGFPCDQFGHQEPGTDSEIETFCQVNFGVTFQLMSKINVNGDDAHPIYKFLKKKASGFIVSAIKWNFTKFLVAKDGYTIKRYAPTTTPKSLENDIEEFLK from the coding sequence ATGGAAAAAGTAATTTTTGATTTTACAGCAAAAAGTAATAAAGGTCAAGATATCGATTTTGCTAAGTATAAAGGCAAAGTATTATTGATTGTAAACACTGCTAGTAAGTGTGGATTCACACCTCAGTATAAAGAACTTGAAGAACTAAACAAAAAGTATGCAGATAAAGGATTAGTAGTTATAGGTTTCCCTTGTGATCAGTTTGGACATCAAGAACCTGGAACCGATAGCGAGATTGAAACTTTCTGCCAGGTAAACTTTGGGGTTACATTCCAGCTTATGTCTAAAATTAACGTGAATGGAGATGATGCTCATCCTATTTATAAATTTCTTAAAAAGAAAGCATCGGGATTTATAGTCTCTGCTATAAAGTGGAATTTTACTAAATTCCTTGTTGCTAAAGACGGATATACAATAAAACGATATGCTCCCACAACTACCCCAAAATCATTAGAAAATGATATTGAAGAATTCTTAAAATAA
- a CDS encoding S41 family peptidase, producing the protein MKLNQWKLLVMLAAIASISFFTSCKDDDNKTKTEEKAAAKTEKVTQFALDVLQDVYLWSSEIPKVDVTKIKDPIALVDSIKYSADHWTTLTDDASGLTSNFAGEGTSFGYSLGVYLFSYTSTQCYAVVQFVYPGTPAEKAGIKRGDLILQINGTNITTSNYTDLFYTSSITLSMASLNGNTISLNGTKIPLTASTMYQEPVNTYKVIDKGTYKIGYLCYTDYTLKSNQKLIDVFKSFKTAGVTDVVLDLRYNRGGYSLSAQLLSSILAPSSIVDGKQIYLQQTWNDKYAAYWKSKGTDLNEYYKDSYTYEDEDKNKVTLSTKDANMNLSKLYVLVSGNTASASEATITGLSPYISVTTIGEQTSGKYCGGIVFTPDDIYENPDKDLDNWGIYAMVYRYSDKNSNTPCMPDGFTPTYKVSDNPFDGYLMGDEHEPLLAKALELITGIPSTKAKTKGLMFTPKVLKNSVSRSGKLHDKLIELPGRYQFK; encoded by the coding sequence ATGAAACTAAATCAATGGAAATTACTCGTTATGCTTGCAGCAATAGCAAGCATATCATTTTTTACAAGCTGCAAGGATGACGACAATAAAACTAAGACCGAAGAAAAAGCAGCTGCCAAGACAGAGAAAGTTACTCAATTCGCACTAGATGTACTACAAGATGTATATTTATGGAGTTCTGAGATACCGAAAGTAGATGTTACTAAAATAAAAGATCCGATAGCTTTAGTAGACAGCATAAAATACTCTGCCGATCATTGGACTACCTTAACAGATGATGCATCCGGCCTAACTAGCAACTTCGCAGGAGAAGGAACATCTTTTGGATATTCACTTGGAGTATATCTTTTCTCTTATACTAGTACTCAATGTTATGCTGTAGTTCAGTTTGTTTATCCGGGCACTCCTGCAGAAAAAGCCGGTATAAAACGTGGTGATCTTATTCTGCAAATAAACGGTACAAATATTACAACCAGCAATTATACAGATTTATTCTATACATCTTCTATAACATTGAGCATGGCAAGTTTAAACGGAAACACAATAAGTCTCAATGGTACAAAAATACCACTTACTGCCAGCACAATGTATCAGGAGCCTGTTAACACTTACAAAGTGATTGATAAGGGTACTTATAAAATAGGTTACTTATGCTATACTGATTACACTTTAAAATCAAATCAAAAACTGATTGATGTTTTTAAATCCTTCAAAACAGCAGGAGTAACAGATGTGGTGCTGGACTTACGATATAATAGAGGCGGTTACTCTCTATCTGCACAACTCCTTAGCAGCATTCTTGCTCCTTCATCTATTGTTGATGGTAAGCAAATATATTTGCAGCAAACATGGAACGATAAATATGCTGCATATTGGAAATCAAAAGGAACGGATCTAAATGAGTATTACAAAGACAGCTACACTTACGAAGACGAAGATAAAAACAAAGTAACCCTATCCACAAAAGATGCTAATATGAATCTAAGCAAGCTATATGTTTTAGTTTCAGGTAATACTGCATCTGCTTCGGAAGCTACAATCACAGGACTATCTCCTTATATTAGTGTAACAACTATTGGAGAACAGACTTCCGGCAAATATTGCGGTGGAATTGTATTTACTCCGGACGACATTTATGAAAATCCAGATAAAGATCTTGATAACTGGGGTATATACGCAATGGTATACAGATATTCTGATAAAAACAGCAACACACCATGTATGCCCGATGGCTTTACACCTACATATAAGGTTAGTGATAATCCTTTTGATGGCTATTTAATGGGTGATGAGCATGAACCATTATTGGCAAAAGCACTAGAATTGATTACAGGTATACCTTCAACAAAGGCTAAAACAAAAGGTTTAATGTTTACACCAAAAGTTTTAAAGAACTCTGTTAGCCGTTCAGGCAAGCTTCATGATAAACTAATAGAATTACCAGGACGATATCAGTTTAAATAA
- a CDS encoding type I phosphomannose isomerase catalytic subunit has translation MYPLKFKPILKQTLWGGDKIIPFKHLSEEMPNVGESWELSGVPDNESEVANGEFKGMTLGQLVRRFKGELVGESNYARFNSTFPLLIKFIDAQQDLSIQVHPSDELAKKRHNSMGKTEMWYVVDAAPDAKLRSGFSQAITPKEYKDRVFNSTITEVLQEYPIKKGDVFFLPAGRIHSIGAGAFIAEIQQTSDITYRIFDFDRKDANGNTRELHTELAKDAIDYEVLDDYRTDYEAVKDEPVELVACPYFTTSLYDMTETISCDYSELDSFVVLICLEGDCKIVDNDNNEVELHAGETVLLPASTMDITIIPEGTAKLLETYV, from the coding sequence ATGTATCCATTAAAGTTTAAACCCATCCTTAAACAAACCTTGTGGGGTGGTGATAAAATTATTCCTTTTAAGCATCTTTCAGAAGAGATGCCAAATGTTGGTGAGAGTTGGGAACTATCCGGAGTTCCGGATAATGAATCAGAGGTTGCTAATGGAGAATTCAAAGGGATGACCTTGGGACAGTTAGTAAGACGATTTAAAGGTGAATTAGTTGGAGAAAGTAATTATGCTCGTTTTAATTCTACCTTCCCTTTATTAATAAAGTTTATTGATGCACAGCAGGATTTATCTATCCAGGTTCATCCCTCTGATGAGTTGGCAAAAAAACGTCACAACTCAATGGGAAAGACTGAGATGTGGTATGTAGTAGATGCTGCCCCTGATGCAAAACTTCGTTCTGGGTTTTCTCAGGCAATAACGCCTAAAGAATATAAGGATAGAGTTTTTAATTCTACTATTACAGAAGTCTTACAAGAGTATCCTATAAAGAAAGGGGATGTTTTCTTTCTTCCAGCAGGTCGTATTCATAGTATTGGTGCCGGAGCTTTTATTGCAGAGATTCAGCAAACATCGGATATTACATATCGTATATTCGATTTTGATAGAAAAGATGCAAATGGTAATACTCGTGAGCTACATACCGAACTGGCAAAAGATGCGATTGACTACGAAGTGCTTGATGATTACAGAACTGATTATGAAGCTGTAAAGGATGAACCTGTAGAATTGGTTGCTTGTCCTTATTTCACAACATCTCTTTATGATATGACTGAAACAATTTCTTGTGATTACTCGGAATTAGATTCATTTGTTGTATTGATTTGTTTGGAAGGCGACTGTAAAATTGTTGATAATGATAATAATGAAGTAGAACTTCATGCTGGTGAAACAGTTTTGTTGCCTGCTTCAACAATGGATATTACTATTATACCTGAAGGAACAGCTAAGTTGCTTGAAACTTACGTATAA
- a CDS encoding alkaline phosphatase has product MKPKFYLLAFIMFAGFLFGPTDGYAQTKTAKYVFFFIGDGMGVNQVNGTEMYLAEKDGRIGVKPLTFTQFPYSTIATTYSVYNSVTCSAAAGTALATGVKTKNGTIGMDSLHKSPLYSIAVKAKKAGKKVGITTSVSIDHATPATFYAHQPDRDMYYEIATDLPKAGFDFYAGSGFLEPNSKANKNAPNIYTLFNEANYTVAKGFDDFKAKKNKASKMILMQKDNTDAHSIPYAIDRKPGDLTLSQITESAISFLTKDNKNGFFVMIEGGKIDWACHSNDAATVFNEVVDMDNAVKIAYEFYKKHPNETLIVITADHETGGIALGNGKYALNLKALEYQKMSETELSEKIKQLRKDKQNEVTWNDIKNLLSENLGLWSQVKLNDKQEQLLKEEYIRSFLGKDVKLAESLYSKDEPMAALAKQILNEIAMVSWASGGHSAGYIPVFAIGAGAELFHGKLENTDIPKKIAQAAKY; this is encoded by the coding sequence ATGAAACCAAAATTTTATCTTTTGGCATTCATCATGTTCGCCGGATTTTTATTTGGCCCAACAGATGGATATGCACAAACTAAAACCGCCAAATATGTATTTTTCTTCATTGGCGACGGAATGGGAGTTAATCAGGTAAACGGAACCGAGATGTATCTTGCAGAAAAAGATGGAAGAATTGGGGTAAAGCCTCTTACTTTCACACAGTTTCCTTACAGTACTATTGCAACAACCTATTCAGTTTACAACTCAGTTACATGTTCCGCTGCAGCAGGTACAGCTTTGGCAACCGGAGTAAAAACAAAAAATGGAACAATCGGGATGGATAGTCTTCACAAGTCACCTCTTTACAGCATAGCTGTCAAAGCTAAAAAAGCAGGCAAGAAAGTAGGGATTACCACCAGTGTTAGTATTGACCACGCCACCCCGGCAACATTCTATGCTCACCAACCGGACAGAGATATGTATTATGAGATAGCAACTGATCTACCTAAAGCAGGATTCGATTTCTATGCCGGAAGTGGATTTTTAGAGCCTAATAGCAAAGCAAACAAGAATGCTCCTAATATATATACCTTATTTAATGAGGCAAATTATACAGTAGCTAAAGGATTTGACGATTTTAAGGCAAAAAAGAATAAAGCTTCAAAAATGATCCTTATGCAAAAGGACAATACTGATGCACACTCTATTCCTTATGCTATCGACAGAAAACCGGGCGATCTGACTCTTAGCCAAATCACAGAAAGCGCCATCAGTTTCCTTACTAAAGACAACAAGAATGGATTCTTTGTAATGATTGAAGGTGGTAAAATAGACTGGGCTTGTCATAGTAATGATGCAGCAACTGTTTTCAATGAAGTTGTTGATATGGACAATGCAGTTAAAATTGCGTATGAATTCTACAAGAAACATCCAAACGAAACTCTCATTGTAATTACAGCCGATCATGAAACAGGGGGAATTGCTTTAGGCAACGGGAAATATGCATTAAATCTAAAAGCACTTGAATATCAGAAAATGTCAGAAACAGAACTTTCTGAAAAGATAAAGCAATTGCGTAAAGACAAACAAAATGAGGTTACCTGGAACGATATAAAAAATCTTCTAAGCGAAAACCTGGGTTTATGGAGCCAAGTTAAGTTAAATGATAAGCAAGAACAGCTGCTAAAAGAAGAATACATCCGTTCATTCCTTGGCAAAGATGTAAAATTGGCAGAAAGTCTTTATTCTAAAGATGAACCAATGGCAGCACTTGCAAAGCAAATTTTAAATGAAATTGCGATGGTAAGTTGGGCTAGTGGCGGCCATTCAGCCGGATATATCCCTGTCTTTGCAATCGGAGCCGGAGCAGAATTATTCCACGGGAAGCTCGAAAACACAGACATTCCTAAGAAAATAGCTCAAGCTGCTAAATATTAA